GCGGAGCGTGCGGAAGCATCCGGTCGGCCGACCGGACAGGGCTTCCCCGGGGTGCGCGCCTCGTCCCCGGACCCGGACATGTACTAGAGTTATCTCGACATCGAGATATCTGCCGAAGGCGTACCACAGCCGCCCCCGCTGGTAAGGGTTACCTAACTTAGCCCTACCTTAGCGGATTGGCCAAGGGGCGTGGCGGCAGGATGCGGTTATACGCGCGAATTCATGCATGAAGGAGACTGTCGTGTCGGCGAACAGCTTCGACGCCCGCAGCACGCTGCAGGTGGGCGACGAGTCGTACGAGATCTTCAAGCTGGACAAGGTCGAGGGCTCCGCCCGCCTTCCCTACAGCCTGAAGGTCCTGCTGGAGAACCTGCTCCGTACCGAGGACGGCGCGAACATCACCGCCGACCACATCCGGTCGCTCGGCAACTGGGACTCGCAGGCCCAGCCCAGCGAGGAGATCCAGTTCACGCCGGCTCGCGTGATCATGCAGGACTTCACCGGCGTTCCCTGCGTCGTGGACCTCGCCACCATGCGTGAGGCCGTGAAGGCCCTCGGCGGCGACCCGGCGAAGATCAACCCGCTCTCGCCCGCCGAGATGGTCATCGACCACTCGGTCATCGCCGACAAGTTCGGCACGAAGGACGCCTTCGCGCAGAACGTCGAGCTGGAGTACGGCCGCAACAAGGAGCGCTACCAGTTCCTGCGCTGGGGCCAGACCGCCTTCGACGACTTCAAGGTCGTCCCGCCGGGCACCGGCATCGTCCACCAGGTCAACATCGAGCACCTGGCCCGCACCGTCATGGTGCGGGGCGGCCAGGCGTACCCCGACACCCTCGTCGGCACCGACTCGCACACCACCATGGTCAACGGCCTGGGCGTGCTGGGCTGGGGCGTCGGCGGCATCGAGGCCGAGGCCGCGATGCTCGGCCAGCCGGTCTCCATGCTGATCCCGCGCGTCGTCGGCTTCAAGCTGACCGGCGAGCTGCCGACCGGCACCACCGCCACCGACCTGGTGCTGACCATCACCGAGATGCTGCGCAAGCACGGTGTCGTCGGCAAGTTCGTCGAGTTCTACGGTGAGGGCGTCTCCGCCACCTCCCTCGCGAACCGCGCCACCATCGGCAACATGTCGCCGGAGTTCGGCTCCACCGCCGCGATCTTCCCGATCGACGACGAGACGCTGAAGTACCTGCGCCTGACCGGCCGCGACGCCCAGCAGGTCGCGCTCGTCGAGGCGTACGCCAAGGAGCAGGGCCTGTGGCTCGACCCGGCCGCCGAGCCTGACTTCTCCGAGAAGCTGGAGCTCGACCTCTCCACGGTCGTCCCCTCCATCGCCGGCCCGAAGCGCCCGCAGGACCGCATCGTCCTCGCGAACGCCTCCCAGCAGTTCGCCCAGGACGTACGCAACTACGTCGCGGAGGACGACGAGGCGGGCAAGGAGTCCTTCCCGGCCTCCGACTCCCCGGCCACCACCGACGGCGTGCCGACCCGCCCGACCCTGGTCACCCTCGCGGACGGTACGTCCTTCGAGATCGACCACGGCGCCGTCACGGTCGCCGCGATCACCTCCTGCACCAACACCTCGAACCCCTACGTCATGGTCGCCGCGGCGCTCGTGGCCAAGAAGGCGGTCGAGAAGGGCCTGTCCCGCAAGCCGTGGGTCAAGACCACCCTCGCCCCGGGTTCGAAGGTCGTCACCGACTACTTCGACAAGGCCGGCCTGACCCCGTACCTCGACAAGATGGGCTTCAACCTCGTCGGGTACGGCTGCACCACCTGCATCGGCAACTCCGGTCCGCTGGACGAGGAGATCTCGAAGGCGATCAACGAGCACGACCTCGCGGTCACCTCGGTGCTCTCCGGCAACCGCAACTTCGAGGGCCGGATCAACCCCGACGTCAAGATGAACTACCTGGCCTCCCCGCCGCTGGTCGTCGCGTACGCCATCGCGGGCTCCATGAAGGTGGACATCACCAAGGACGCCATCGGCACCGACACCGAGGGCAAGCCGGTCTTCCTGCAGGACATCTGGCCGTCCGAGGCCGAGGTCAACGACGTCGTGGCGAACGCCATCGGCGAGGACATGTTCAGCAAGTCCTACCAGGACGTCTTCGCGGGCGACGCCCAGTGGCAGGCGCTGTCGATCCCGACCGGCAACACGTTCGAGTGGGACCCGCAGTCCACCTACGTCCGCAAGCCCCCTTACTTCGAGGGCATGACGATGGAGACCACCCCGGTCTCCGACATCGCCGGCGCGCGCGTGCTGGCGAAGCTGGGCGACTCGGTCACCACCGACCACATCTCCCCGGCCGGTGCGATCAAGGCCGACACCCCGGCCGGCAAGTACCTCACCGAGCACGGCGTCGAGCGCCGCGACTTCAACTCGTACGGTTCCCGCCGCGGCAACCACGAGGTCATGATCCGCGGTACGTTCGCCAACATCCGCCTGCGCAACCAGATCGCGCCGGGCACCGAGGGCGGCTTCACCCGCGACTTCACCGTCGAGGGCGCACCGGTCTCGTTCATCTACGACGCCTCGCAGAACTACCAGGCCGCCGGCGTCCCGCTGGTCATCCTGGCGGGCAAGGAGTACGGCTCCGGCTCCTCCCGCGACTGGGCGGCCAAGGGCACCGCGCTGCTCGGCGTCAAGGCCGTCATCGCCGAGTCCTACGAGCGCATCCACCGCTCCAACCTGATCGGCATGGGCGTCCTGCCCCTGCAGTTCCCCGAGGGCGCCACCGCCGCCTCCCTGGGCCTCACCGGCGAGGAGACCTTCTCCTTCACCGGTGTGGAGGAGCTGAACAACGGCACCACCCCGCGCACCGTCAAGGTGACCACCGACACCGGTGTGGAGTTCGACGCGGTCGTCCGCATCGACACGCCGGGTGAGGCGGACTACTACCGCAACGGCGGCATCATGCAGTACGTGCTCCGGAACCTCATCCGCGGCTGAGCCACGGCATAGGCGCCAAAGGGCCGTATCCCCGTCCAGGGGGTACGGCCCTTCCGTTCGTCCGGCGGCGTGTCCATGTGACGGACAGGTCTCAACTCGGAAAAACTGGTGGCCATAAGTGTGCATGATCTTGCTCACACGAGCGGAAGTGGACTATACCTGTGCCCGTCCGGATCACCGCGAGACGAGTGGCTCCGGGCCGGGGGACGGGCGGGGACCTGTGGTGATGTCCGCATGCACGGCGACCACCGTGAATCTCCGGCCTCC
Above is a genomic segment from Streptomyces sp. NBC_01233 containing:
- the acnA gene encoding aconitate hydratase AcnA is translated as MKETVVSANSFDARSTLQVGDESYEIFKLDKVEGSARLPYSLKVLLENLLRTEDGANITADHIRSLGNWDSQAQPSEEIQFTPARVIMQDFTGVPCVVDLATMREAVKALGGDPAKINPLSPAEMVIDHSVIADKFGTKDAFAQNVELEYGRNKERYQFLRWGQTAFDDFKVVPPGTGIVHQVNIEHLARTVMVRGGQAYPDTLVGTDSHTTMVNGLGVLGWGVGGIEAEAAMLGQPVSMLIPRVVGFKLTGELPTGTTATDLVLTITEMLRKHGVVGKFVEFYGEGVSATSLANRATIGNMSPEFGSTAAIFPIDDETLKYLRLTGRDAQQVALVEAYAKEQGLWLDPAAEPDFSEKLELDLSTVVPSIAGPKRPQDRIVLANASQQFAQDVRNYVAEDDEAGKESFPASDSPATTDGVPTRPTLVTLADGTSFEIDHGAVTVAAITSCTNTSNPYVMVAAALVAKKAVEKGLSRKPWVKTTLAPGSKVVTDYFDKAGLTPYLDKMGFNLVGYGCTTCIGNSGPLDEEISKAINEHDLAVTSVLSGNRNFEGRINPDVKMNYLASPPLVVAYAIAGSMKVDITKDAIGTDTEGKPVFLQDIWPSEAEVNDVVANAIGEDMFSKSYQDVFAGDAQWQALSIPTGNTFEWDPQSTYVRKPPYFEGMTMETTPVSDIAGARVLAKLGDSVTTDHISPAGAIKADTPAGKYLTEHGVERRDFNSYGSRRGNHEVMIRGTFANIRLRNQIAPGTEGGFTRDFTVEGAPVSFIYDASQNYQAAGVPLVILAGKEYGSGSSRDWAAKGTALLGVKAVIAESYERIHRSNLIGMGVLPLQFPEGATAASLGLTGEETFSFTGVEELNNGTTPRTVKVTTDTGVEFDAVVRIDTPGEADYYRNGGIMQYVLRNLIRG